The genomic window aaGATCAGAGAATACATTAAACAGGATTTAGCTGTTTTCCTGTATTTGTTATTTCAAAAATTTAGATGCCAGTCCACTAAGGGTAAGGCTCAGTTGCTGTACATACACCACCATCCCACTCCTGGGATAGGAAGAAGAGGTGGGAAATAACCTAGAGCATGCTACAAGAACTCAAGGAAAGCCACATGCAGGAAGAGGCCAACTGCTTTCTGTTTCTACCTTATTCCTTTCTAATTAACACTGTAAATTCTTAAAGAAAAGGGCCATCATGTCTTTACTACACAGCACTGGGCACATGTGAGCacctcagctgctgcacagcctcAGGGGTGAGTGGCAGAGACGGGGTGGGATGGACACTGGCACCCATCACTCCTGGTGACACAGGGGAGATGTGACACTCCTGGTGACACAGGGGAGATGTGACACTCCTGGTGACACAGGGGAGGACATGTCCCCAGGATCTGCTCCCATGTCCCTCCTGCCAagcacctgctgcaggagctccttcctgcctgcgtgggcagcccagccctccctccaCTGGTGCTCCAGGTGGTACTACTGGACAAGGAAAACCATTTGTCAAATCTTTTAATTTCTATGACATTAAAACAGCCAACAGGGTCAAAGGGATCAGAGGAACAGGGCCAAAGATAAACAGCACATTACAGACAGTAAATAAAGCTCCCTATAAATGCAAAACTGTTACTTGTACAGTAACCAATACTACTATTTTTTAGCTTAAAGTGATAAGCATGTGTGCTTTATGCTTAGAAATCCCACAAATATTACAGTTCTGCAATTGCATTTAATATTGTGCTaccaacacagaaaaaaagccaaaaaacagCTAACTTAAAACACTCAGTTTACACCTATTTTTTGGTCTTGTGTGGTATCTAGTTGAAGATGGAAGCATTGATGTGCTTTTTGCCTCATAAGAAGAGAGGCAGATGTTAATGTTACTAAGATCAGCTGTATATACCTTGAAGGTATAGACCACCTGACTCTACATGAGTCAAATACTAGGAATGTATTGTCAATATCCAGTAATGAATTACCAGTTGCTTGTACTTAAGTGACCATATGATTCTGTGAGAAGTATACAGTGACCTGTATCTTGCATGCAGTGACAAAGCCTTGCATAAGCACGTCATTTTCAAGGCCAAAGGCAAATTTTAATGTAGACAGTGTCACCATATCAGCAGTTGACTTTAAAACACAACACTGTCATAGTTGCACAAGGTAGTTGTGAATTATCACCCATCTTGGAAACCACACAGCACCTCAACCATCCCACAGAGTCCAGTGTAAAGTTTTCCCTAAGGCAGCCTTAACCCCACATCTGCCTGCAGAATCCAGCAGAAGGGGTGGGGAAAGCCAAGGCCCTaacatttgttttgaaaaagaGCTTTAAAGTCTTGCCTGAAGCTTGGGTGCTTCTCAGCAGGAATTGCCCCTGCTCAGTTGAAGTAATTGCCCAACTCACTTGCAgaagccacacacacacacattataATCCACCTTTTTCTGTGTTCTTGGGTCACTGATGCCATGACAAACATCTCTCCAAAGGCACAAAGAGCAAGACCTATGCTGGTTCATACTCCTAGGTTTATTCCtaatattattttcttcagaGTGTATTAACTGTCTTAGCATTGTAACAGAAATATCTATTATCTAGAAGCTAACTGGCCTCACACACCACAGTTCACCACTTCATTAAGACATGAGGACAATTTTGGTCATACAATGActtgcatggaaaagtggacaTATTTCACTGGGTTTTAACTATGATGCCAATACATAAGGCTATAAGCTCTGAGAATACCTGACTTATGCCCCTAATAATATATCTcccaatattttaaatataaactcATTTTAGAACAACTTTTAATTATAGCTTTCTGTTATTGGTTGCAGAACTTTGACTCAGATAAAGATTTCTCACTAAAGTGTCAGCACTAAACAAGAGAAAAGATGCTTGTAAATCTTAGTGAAATCAagtaattttactttttcttccaAGACTTGATACAACACATCAACAGTCAGTTCAATAAACCTTGAATTTATACtgatcacacacacacaaaaaaaagtaattatctAGCATCATATTTACTACAGAAATATTTACATTATGCCCCAGTTCAAGTCAGAAAAGGCAgctgaaaaaaagataaatcctCATGTGTACTGGAGCATGATTTTTGAAGCactttaggggaaaaaaaaaaaaaccaagcagacATTCACACACACAGCAATAAGGTCTACAGCCCAGAGCAGTCATCTCAAGAGAACAGCCAAAGAGTTTCTGACACAAGGTTTACCTTATTTTGGAACCACACTGGAAACCAAGTTGTCACCAACTAATATAAGACCTCAAACTACAGACAGGCAGACTTGTTTCACAGAAATAGGAAATGAGCAGGAAAATTTTCTGGCTCCCTACATGAAGGGGCACTCACTGAAGGTGTCCCCATTCCAGTCTGTTTGGAGATTACTTGTGGCTGAGCAGGACAAAAGTGCAACCAGATTTTGAATACTTACTTGGTATTTTTTCTTTACTATAAACTGCTTAAAGGATTCCTAAGGCTGCAAGGAAATGCTACAAGAAAGGACATTATCACCCACTGATGCCATCTTGAATCTAAGGCCTCTGAGCAGTTAAACACTTCAGAAATTCAAACTACCAAGACTGCACACATTTTACTTACCAAACCACCTACTGTCATCTCTATAACCTTAGAATTTAATTTATGATATCTACACATATAGGCCTATATACATGAACATGTGTACATTAAAAAACAGGCTAGTGACAGATAACTGAGTTATGCCACTGAACAGAAATCCTGGTAACTGAAGTATAAATTCAGAGAAATTTACTTCAAATTAAAGATTGTAGAAAACTGCAACTGCAGCCTCCTAGGCCTGCACTCCTTGCATTGATTCCAGGTACTGCTTACACACAGTAGTTCATCAAAAATTTCACAGGGTGTCTTGGGTAGGGGAAGGGAGCTCCAGGGCACAACAGCTCACAGAACTGAGAGCTGTGACAAAGGATCTACACAGCTTTTTACAAAGCATACTAGGCTCAGATTTAACACTGAAGTTAATCTTCATCTTGGACTTCTGTAAGACATTGTTTGACCACCAGTAAAGCAAGCTGGCATTAGGAGCTAAGGACAGAGAGCTGAAAACACTGGCCTGCAGAGAAGGCACCATGACACAGCCTACTGCATCCAGCACTGGGATCTCTCCTGTCCTTTTTAACTCACTCTCAGTAGAGCTGTTTATCTCCTGTCATGGGTACCTACTCCAGCTACTGTACATTTCCAGTAAGGGTCATATGGGCCTTCAAGtgtatgttttcttctttttcttttttttttaaatcaagtcCCAAAGTTATTCTTTATAGCTGTGTTTGTATAACACAGGAGGTACTGTGCATTCAAATGATAGCAAGTCTAAAAATAAAGATGTGAGACTGtcaacaaataaaaaggaatgcatttttctcttcagcttcCAGTCTTCAAGGCACCTCCTGCATTAACTTCCTGGGAAATAAACAAGCAGACCAAAAGTTCACTGGAAAGAGAAGAATCTGACACAGCTAACTTCCTCAGAAGCATCCAAATGAGACAAGGCTCGACCCACACTAACAACTAAAAGCAATATAAAAATGCTGATGAGATGACAGGAATGCCATGAGGTTGatgtttccagctctgctgattGCAGGTGATTGTTATCACAGTGTTTTCTGATGGCCATTTGCAGAAGGCTTTGTCTCCGAGTCTCTTGGATTGTTTGATAGGTGAAGTTTATCTAATCCTGCAAAACATCACAGAATAAGGAAAAACTTAAGACTCCCCCTTGTTTCATGCACACAGGCATTCAAAAGAACACAGACAACCCAAATCCTACTTCATGATTGCAGACTTCACATTTGCTGAAGACCAGAACTGATGTTCTACCTCCTGCAAGAATTGCTTCTGGGAAATTCCCTCAGTGTTGTTTAAGTGAGAAAATCCATTACAGTGGACAAGCATGGAAGACAGAGAACCCTAACTTTCCATTGCTTAAATCACAGACTCAGATGTTAAGAACCAGGACAGACTTGCAGTAATTTACCCTGTCACCTAAAAATACCTAAATAATTAcctaaaaatgttaattttattaatttgatAATTattaattctttattttaaactaTAACATCTTTTTGTAAATCACCCGCTGCTGATCTTAATGTCACTGGTGATGACCAGATCATGTTTCTAAACTATTTATATGtctaattacatttttaatactACACTATTATTGATTTATCACTGTTTCCAGCCTTTTGTTCTTATTGCACAATTCTCTATTGTGAGTGCTAATTGTAGTCTCAcatcctgccccaggcaagCACTTAAATTACTCTTTTTGAGGGGGAGGGAGATGAGGAAAGATGGCAAATTTAGCCATATTTTATTCAAAAGAGGCATGATGTCAGTCCTTCCTTGCTTGGTACAGTTTCTCTCTGAAGTCTCCCATCAAGCCTCTAAAGCTAAGTATCAAACCTGGGAAGAATTTCTTATTCATTTTGTGTAGACTACACTGAAGTGCCATGATGTGCACAATTAAACTTCTTGCATTGTTGGAATTGGAATTCCAAAATTGATTGCACtactaaaaaaatcaaattctcCTAAATATTGCCTTATCTGTAGTCCTAATATGTGAAATTTTTGGTCATAAGCCAATTTTGGTTCTCATTCTTTGAATTCCATGGGACAGTTTTTAACAGATGCAGCTTGTGATGTACAGCACTGAAAACAAACCCAGTCTGTGCCAGGAACCTGCACATTTCAGGGTTTGTGACTCCCTACTTGTGTCAAATCCAATGATCATTACCCTACTATGCCTGCATTTTTATGTTTCTTAATCTGCCTTCACCATCTGCAATTTTTTATTAAACACtttatttctaattattttacaacaattttaaattaatcttcCACCAGGATTCTGGGAAGTGCTTGGATTTTGTTTCAGCACCACAACTCAAAGCAGTGAAAACTAACAAGAGTAACTTCTAGATGATGTAAACTGAATCCTCAGCTACAAAGAAACACTAAAGTTTCACCATTAATCCTCTCAGTTTAAGCAAATACTACTCTAGGGATCTAAAGAGAGAGGAGCTTTGTTAATTAGTAAAGATAAGATGAGGCAACAAcaatagaataaaaaaatagaataaaaaaataattttatcttcTTAGTATCAAATGTGTTTCAATCCTTTCATCTATGGTCAACAAATATCAATGCAAAACTTGATCAAATTTTTGATTATATCAGGTACAGGTTTTACTCAGCCAGTTACTAAGGCTCTGTACATTGTGTACAATGATTTTCTGAACAGATGTTCAAAAAAGAGCATGACAACAGAGATCTCTGCTAACTATTTTTAGGGAACTAATAAGTTGCTTTAGTCAAAAAAGAAAGGCAACCCATACACAAGCTGAAGTTTTAATGTGGAATAATTGCTCATAGCAATGAGAATGCTTCTGTGCTCTCCCAAGACTGAAAATCCAGCTGGAGACCAATCAGTACCACAGGCATATCATTGAAATCAACACTGTACCTTAGCTCTGGACTCTTCAAAAAACAACACGATATTCATCCTCACACTTTACCTTAGAgaaatttccagaaaaaagtaTTCTGTGAGCTGTGACAGAACTTTACCAGTAGCACATCATGGTGTCAGTGGTGGAGAAGGGATGGTGAAGCACAGAGTGAATTTTCAGGGCTGTGCTTACCTAATGCCTTCAGGAGCTCTTCTCGCACAGCAGACGTGAACTTTCTGACCAGACACAACGTTGTCATGATAGCAAAGAGCAAGTTGTATGATAACACAATGTAGAAGTTCCCTAGCCAGTTGAACCTTCCAAAGTCTCCAAGGAGATCAAATCTGGTGATTCCTGTTAAATTGCATACAAGATTTAGATCAAAATAATCATAACATTTTTTTAGGAAACACAAAAATTTCCTTCTATTATATTTACACTTGGATGCAAAATTCTTATAGATAGCACACCAGAAGACACATGGTTAAACACACAAGACAATGCTTGTTGGTCACTATAAAACTGTAAGACACCTTTATCAAAATGTTTTTCTAAACTTCATATTAAAATGCTTGAATAATGGGATTTGAAATGAATTGTCCATTCTAGGTAAGAACTCTTTTTATGATATTAGTAGAtgtaattaggaaaaaaatcagttttagtATGAAAACTGCTTGAAACCTCAGTTTTGACAAAATCCTTAATGATTCCAGAAAAGACTGAAATGCACCttgagctttttttaaaaaaaatacaggtaGCAAACAGCCTTTCTATGAGAGCCACAACATCTTATGGTAACCACTAAGCCCCTAAAGTGTTCTTCCAGAGCACTGCTTTTGAAAGCAAAGTTTAAAGACATCTTTCCAACTGCAGTTTTTCTCCTGGATCCACCCCACTACAGCCATGGAGCATTTgcacagaaggaaaagaggCTGAAAGATGGTGCTGATAGGTCTCCTCCAACCCTGACACTTGGGCTTTGTGCTGATCAAAGGCCTGTCAATCACTAATTAAATGAACAACATTTTTCTGAAACATGGAAACATCTACAAGGTGTAGGGCCCAtggcagaagaggaagaagcacAGGCTGTTCCTTTGTCAGGTGTCATGGAATACTGCACTGAACACAGAGCAGAACACTGAGATGACAGCCACATGATCACTGTCTAGGATCCAAAAGCTGCTGTATTCCCAAAAAGCTTTGGCACAGATGATGTCAGAGGGAAGTGTGCCCTCACAACAGGGCAAAAGCAGGAAGCTGACCCTGTCCCAGAAGTAAAATGGCAGCAGCAAATGAAGCAATCACAAAGTAGCCTTGGCTCTGAAACTCCTGAAAGCTCCTGATTTTCTATCATCTTATTTTGAAAGTGTTTTGGGGCTTTTAAAAACTGACTTCAAAAGTAATAATAAACAAAGAGACAAAATTAAGGGTCAGCTGCACTTCTTCCAAGGGTAAACCTGACACTTAAAAATTTCACTGTATCTGCATACCCAAGACTTGCAAGCCAGTTATCACAATGTTAAAAGATATACACACTTCTTATACTCAGCACCTGTCATTTAAACTAAAACATGGAAATTGAATTTGGTACcaaatgaaaaaatactgaaatgaaaAGGAGTTGTTTCaaataatgaaacaaaacaatcaCTGGTCAAAACAGCAGAAGAGGCAGGGAGATATACTAAAAAAGCACAGAAGGTCTtagcacagaaagaaaaaaacaactgaatTAACTGGTAAAGAGATGAAGGACAATAAACACAAAGCTGCTTTCCTACTTGAAGGCAAACAGTGCCCTTAGCATTTCCAAAGCAGCAGTGTTTTAGCCAGATTGTGAAGCCACATGAAAATTAAGAAAGTCAGGTTTGAATGTACAGGCTCCCAAAACTTtaaaggaaaaggaacaaaacaggcagagcactggagttttctggaaaaggaaaaatattcctTGAAACACATAGAGGTCCAGGAGCAGCGTTACCAGGACAAACAGAAATGAACCCTGACACTTCTGTTAGAGTAGGTGGGAAAATAATTGTCAATAAATTACATTCAATTACATTGAATTTCTTCTTACAAACAGAAAAAGTCGCTGCTCATCAGAAAAGTGACACAGTAACAGTCTGTAAACTCATGGGAGAAAAAGGTTAAAAAGGTTTTGAGGTCTTTCTTAAAGAAGCAGTATCTACTCAGcccacagagaaaaaaaacccaagactTTTAATAACTCTTCAGTAATTGAACAAAAACTTGCATATCTAGTGGCAcaaatatatacacacaaaaGCTGATGAAATTTTACCAAATAAactattaaacaaaaaaaaaaaggtaggtTTTAGACAGCACAcacaaataaatttaaaatccCCATTTACTTGTAGATAATAGTCAAGTGTGGAATTCTAGGAAAACTTGCATATACTCGAAAGTTCAATTTTCTCTGGAAATCTTTGTTTTTTGTATTCTTGACTTTAAGTGCTTTATTCctaatttgtttttctgtgacTAGCAATATGGTGTTGGCAGGAAACATTTCTGAAGGGCAACTAAAAGGCTGAAAAGTTCTGGGGAAATATGATTTAActtattttagtttaaaacttTCCTGGAGTTCTAGAAGAATGACAGATTAGACATATCTACCACCTACATATCTAATTAGAATGCTATGAAACATGTAAGAAGAAACCATTTCCATTTTGAAAAGTTGAAAAAGGTCAGTGCATGTATTAGATAACTTTTGCTTTTTCACCTTTCCCATAAGGATAAAGTCTAGTCTTTTCTGTATAGCCTAGAATCTCGCTTTTTTAATAAAGTGAAAAGACTATGAATCTGCTTaacatatttatttcttttcatctaTTCAGTGCCACAGGGAGGTGGCATGTAGTGCAACACACATTGATATTTCTGCAAAAGCACCACATGACTCACTGTACTCTAATACACTCTATTAATCCTGTTTGGACAGCTGTGACTGTGCATTTGTTAGCTGTGTGTTAATTGTTccatcttttttcttcttttatttatcTCTATGGCAAACCATTCAGGAATTTCACTTGTTAGTCTGGTTTTTAAGTGAGTTTTACCATTAATCTGTTTCCTATGGGACAACAATGGACCCAGCATGTACACTTACTCCCACAGAATCTGGTTATTATCAGCTGGTAATCTCATGGATCATTaacaattaattttattttcttttaaacaagTCTTGAATGCAGTAACTTAGTGGACACAAACTTATGTTACAATTCTATTCTAAAACTGATTTTTCTATGTAACATCTGGCTCCACATCCTAGAACCATCTCACTTCTTAGACCTTTATTATACTGGTTATATTTTAAAACTGCACTGCTTTAAGTACTTGAATTACCCTTTTGCATTTTTGTGGAGTTTTACTATAGATTTTTTCAAGTTCTAGAATGCTTATTTTAAGATTCAATTCTCCAAAATGCACTGCAGAAGGTTTTTCATTTGCTATAAAAATGAtctataatttattaaaatgtcCCCTCTGTAGAAACACATAGCATGAGAATATCCAGTATAATACTGGAAAACCATGAACTACCCTTGATTCAAGAGTATGAAAGGAAGAGCAGCTAGAGAACTACTGAGCACACACTGCTGGTCTGTGGGCCTGAGCTCAAACTTCTAAGCTTGTACTTAAGACTTGTACAGCCTGAGGtgaagatttttgttttgttctattTAATGTTCCCAATGAAATTCACATTAGTTACAAGGATTCTGCACTACTTAAAAACGTGTAATAGCCTTGCAATTTAGCTTCAAGAATTCAAGCTGAAGATTACCTAATTAAAGTGAAGATACAACACATTTTTCTAACTGGTTAAAACAGATTGACTACTTCAAATGCTACTCCCAATCCTTAGCACTAAAATCAGGAGTTCTTCAATTCTGCTATGGAAGACTCCAAATTGttaaatttgaaaaattaagTTAACAAAAAATACAAGCATGTTATTGtagggaaaataaaagtagCCTGGTATCActgctgattaaaaaaataaatgaagagtCATTAACTCTTCATTAAAAGTCATTTGCACTCAGTGTTACCTCAAATTTCAGACACCAAATCCCAAATGTAATTCTTGACAGGAACTAAGCCCTAATTTCAAAGTGAACGTGAAACTATTTCAGACTGCTCTGGACAATCAGTTTTCCTATCTTTTCATCTCACAATCTCCTGTTTTAAGAAGTTTCAAATCTgacctttttaaaataatatattctcTAAAAAATGCTTagcatctttttctttttagaaagtATGTTCTGCAGTTCATGTACAAAGATGTATGTTCAACAGTTCATGTAGAAATGAAGGCCACAGATACATGATCTTTCATCTGAAAGTGATGGCAAGTTACATAGTATGGAAAATACAGCTACAGgctcttcttttttcttgtattttttttcaattaaacaTCCTTTATTATGATGTTACTTCCATTTCACTTACCCAGTGTCCTTGACATCACTGGCaaagcagagctcagcaccAAGATTGAGACACAGTTTCCAATTATCTGTTTGAAAGTGACAAACAGCATTTAAATGATAAATGAGATTGCTGAagagaacacaaagaaaaacagcagTCAAGATGAAAAAGAATAATTCTTAAAAAGCACATTCTTCAAATTGAACCTAAAGCAATTTACTGTAATATATTGTTAGTCTTGCTGACTTCTGTCACTCCTCTCCAAATGGTGTTACACAAGACAAAGATgatccaagaaaaaaaatcaaatatgtATTCATGTGCTTTTAATCAAAGTGTTATGTATGCTCAGATCCAAAATTATTCAAAACAACCATGTTGCAAAGCATCAACTGTTTACTTACTTCCTGTGAATGTTTTATAAAAGAACAATTCCATGGGCTTAGAATGGATGACTGATACATCAGCTTAAGCCTTGGATGTAACTGCTTGCAGGATTAGCactatttaaaaaattacaacaaAGAGCTTCCTTTCAATTCAATGCCTGTTGTCTACTTTAAATaatacccaaaaaaaaatcacagctgttagatttctttttgttcttgtaAAGCCTTTAAAAAGAGTAATTGAAACTTTCTTTCAGAAAGGATCATTTTCTTCAGGTCTAGTTCTATCAGAagccaaaagggaaaaaaaagtaaacttgAAAGTAGGTAGACATTTGTACATTTACTATTTATTTCCACACTATTCCTGGTGTACTGTAAACAATCAATAGGAAATATTAAGAACATTCCAACTCTCTACTATTTATTCCTCTAATCATTCTGTGTGTATACCCACTTTCTCACTTCCAACAATTTGTAGTAAAAGTATCTTAATCCattacttaaataaaaaaacaatgaaacatattgaaaaaataattaaattcaaCATCTGTTCCTTGGTTACTGATCAATTCCCCGTGTCAGCTGGGGGAATATTTTGCCAAAAACCTAGGCATGTTCCTCCCAATTAGGTAACAGCATTGGTTATGCTAAAGCCAGTGCTAAATTGTAGAAAGTCAAATTAGCTTCAGATTGCAAAATGTTGCTGAATAGTTGTCCTCAGTCTTAGTTTCATTATTCAAATTTGAATTACTTTGTCTGTATTACTTCTAGCAACCACGTTGTTCAGATCTCAAACAAGCTCCCTGAAGTACAGTTAACACAATCAAAGTTACTCATTAGCAATAAGTTCCCTTTGAAGGAAGTTCTTTCACTTGCTTTTCTATAGCCAGTTAACAAGCTCTGCCATTCCTGGCTTTTTACAAGTGAATGGATGCCATCCAAACTAAACAGAGCACATCCTTTTTCCCACTCATTCAGCATTTTGACAATCTTCCAGTTTGTGTTTACGCAGCTTACAAACAAATACTGATCACTGCAAATGAGCCATTCAGGACAATTACTAAGAGAGTCAGTTTGTCTTGGGTGGCAAGAAAGACAGGAGGGGGCCATGTCCATCCCAGATTGTACCTCACCTTTGTCATAGTTGTGTCATCCTTCCTGGGAgtaaaattctcaaaaaaacgAAGACTGTAGAAGCCGACGACAGAAGATACCATAAGATAGCTGTGAGaatcaaggaaaaaaggaaCCTCCAAGGAATGCAAGTTTCACTCAAGTTCTCAGCAGTCTCCTAAAAGTCTTAAgaactaaagaaaaaagaaacaaaaacaagtgTTTGAGAAGGACTGACCTACCTTTCTTCCTTCCAGGCTAGTGTCTTAGTGTATTATCAGTGTCCCAGAAAACTAGACAGAATACTTGTTAACAGACAGAATTCTTTCAGAAAGGATACAAAATCAAAATGATTTCAAGTGCTGCTCCCACAAAGCCAAAGGTGGATAAGGAGGCATTTCCTATTCCAGGTCCCTACAAGGAAAAAGATACTTTGCATAATTAAATAACATACATGCAACAGTTCATAAAGTTCACTTCTACCAAGAACACAACACGTAACATCTTATATGCAATACAGCCTTTTCTCAATTCAGTGTTTCAGGGGGGTTCTGATGTCCCACTCTCCAAGTGCCCCCACCTCATGCAATGGCAccagcagctttcaaactgcaCTGAAATGTATTGCAAAGACAGAACTGCAAACTCCAGATTACTGATCTGCTGTAGTGCATCACTGTATCTACATGAAACTTCTGCACTATTTTAGTAAGAACTCACTGCAACATGACATGTAATAAATGTTTGTGTGGGCACAGGAATGAAACCTAGAAACAAAGTCAAGGTCAAGACTCATTCGTTTCCATGTTATTAAAGCAAAGCTCTCACTTGCACTTCTGCAAGGCCTCCAAAGCTTTATTAAAATTATAGAAATTTTAAGAGAAGATTACTTTACCCCTGATCCCTTTGGCATTGCAGTCTCATCAACCAACAGGTAAAGAATGTTGAGAGCGACTAAAAGAACTGAAAAGGACtataaaaaagaggaaatagtCTTGTTATTGAAAAGTATTCCACATTTTTAAAGTCTTCACATTTATCCTCA from Agelaius phoeniceus isolate bAgePho1 chromosome 1, bAgePho1.hap1, whole genome shotgun sequence includes these protein-coding regions:
- the LMBR1 gene encoding limb region 1 protein homolog isoform X3 codes for the protein MAVRAWKLLQGIRARILETLVMLILLALLILGIVWVASALIDNDAASMESLYDLWEFYLPYLYSCISLMGCLLLLLCTPVGLSRMFTVMGQLLVKPTILEDLDEQMYIITLEEEAIQRKLNGVSSTVEYQTVELERELEKVRSKKTNLERRKKASAWERNLVYPAVMILLLTETSFSVLLVALNILYLLVDETAMPKGSGGPGIGNASLSTFGFVGAALEIILIFYLMVSSVVGFYSLRFFENFTPRKDDTTMTKIIGNCVSILVLSSALPVMSRTLGITRFDLLGDFGRFNWLGNFYIVLSYNLLFAIMTTLCLVRKFTSAVREELLKALGLDKLHLSNNPRDSETKPSANGHQKTL